A region of the Sandaracinaceae bacterium genome:
CCACGTTCTGGCGGGCCTCGCGCAGCATCGGGCGGGCCTCGTGGGCCAGGCTGGAGCGGGGCCAGCGGCGGATCAGCGTGAGGTAGCCCTCGATGGCGTTGTCGAGGTCACCCAGCTCTTCGGCGCACAGCGCGGCCAGGAACACGGCGTCGTCCTGGAGCTCCGGCGAGGTGGTCTGCTCCGCCACCGTGCGGGCGTGGATGATGGCCTCGGCCTGCCGCCCGAGGCGGCGCAGGGCGCGCGCCAGCTCGTACTTCATGGCCGGCACGTGGGGGGCGTCCTCCTTCAGGCGGATGGCCTCCTCCAGCTTGTCGGCGGCCTCGGCGTAGCGGCCGGTCCGCACCAGGTCGAGGCCCACCTGATAGGCCTCGATGCTGAGATCCAGGCGGAAGCGCTCGTAGAAGTCGCGGAAGAACTGCGCCTCGGCCCGCGAGATGTGCGTGTCCTCGGCGATGGTGTCGTAGCGCGTGACCACCTCGCGGCGCTTCTCCTGCCGGATCAGGTCGTAGAAGCGGGCCGCGCGGGCCTCGGCGGCGCTGCGGTCGTCGGCTCGCTGACGCTCCTCCAAGAGCGCGCGGCGCAGGTCCGTGTTGCGCGACTCGAGCGCGAGCTTCTCGGACTCGATGGCGGCGATGGTGGCGTCGGACGCCAGCTTGAGGCCGCCGAACGAGAGGGCCGCGAACAGCGCGTAGGCCACGGCCCCGTTCCAGTTGAAGCGACGCTCGTACCCGGCCTGCCGCTTGGCGATGGACTTGATGTCCGCGCCCAGCGAATTGACGAGGTTGTTCGTCTTGATGGTGAGACCACGAGACTCGATGATCTCTTTCTTGATCTCACGGATCTCCTCGTCGGTCTCGCGCACAGCCCGGGAGTAGCCCCGTTGCGCCGGGCAGGCAAGCCCCACGTCGGGCAGAAGTCGAGCACGCGGCCGCAAACCTATGACATACTGCGCCGCATCCCTTGACGACCCATGACCCGGCGCGTAAAGCGCCGCCCCGGAGGTTCCATGCGTAAGCTTTCCCGTACCCTCAGCGTCCTCACCCTCCTGGCCACCTTGCTGCTCGCGGCATGTGGCGGCCCCACGGTCTACGCCCTCGTCGGCACCCCCCGCTCGATTGGCACCGATGGCCGCGTCGAAGTGGAAGAGTCCGAGGGCGGCAACTACCTGGTGCAAGTGCAGGTCAACCACCTGCCCCCCCCCGCGCGCCTCGCCGAGGGTCTGACCACCTACGTGGTGTGGTTCATCCGTGATGGCGTTGCCCCCACGCTGGCGGGCTCGCTCAATTTCAACGAAGAGGAACGGAATGGCTCCATGCTGGCGACCACTCCGTACTCGCAGTTCCGCGTCCGCGTGACGGCCGAAGAGACTCGGGACGTAGCGTCTCCCAGTGAGTACATCGTCGCCGATCAGCTCGTGCAGGAGTAGTTTCATTGGGTGACACAAGCGAACTCAAGAAGGGCTTCAAGCTCATCAAAGACGACCAGCCGTGGCTCGTGGCGGACTGTCAGTTCGTCAAGCCGGGCAAGGGTCAGGCGTTCTTCCGAACGCGCCTGAAGAACATGATCACCGGGCGCGTGGTGGACCACACCTACAAGTCCGGCGAGAAGATCGACAAGGCCGACACGGAAGAGCGCACCTACCAGTACCTCTACCCCGAGAACGATGATCGCGTGTTCATGGACACCGAGTCGTACGAGCAGATCCATCTCTCGAACGAGCAGCTCGGTGAGTCCGCGGGCTACCTGCTGGACGGCACCAACGTCGACGTCATGTTCTTCAACGGCAAGCCCATCGGGGTGACGCCGCCCACCTTCGTGAACCTCAAGGTCACGGAGACCGAGCCCGGCTTCAAGGGCGACACCAGCAGCAACACCACGAAGCCGGCCACGTGCGAGACGGGGCTGATTGTGGCTGTGCCGCTCTTCGTCGTCGAAGGCGACGTGCTGAAGATCGACACGCGCACCGGCGAGTACGTCGAGCGCGTGAAGTCCTGACACGAGCGGCCAGCGAGCCGACCGTGAGCCCCCTCGCACCGCCCCGGGATGCCATCGAGTCCATACGCCGCTTGCCGGCGATGACCACGGTGACGTTCACGGGGCGCGTCGCTTCCGTCTTGGACGACGCGCTCTTGCTGCAGGACGCGAGCGCGACGGTGTGGGTGGACACGTCGGAGCGCGCGACCCCGCCACTGGGTGCGTGGGTGGAGCTCGAGGGGATCTGGGACGGCAGCCGCGTGCGGGACGCGCTGGTGACCACGCTCAACGCGCCCACTCGGCCGTTCCCCGCAACAGCGGGTGACTGGCGCTGGCTCACGGACCAAGGCGGCCGGCGCATGCGCAACGTGCAGGCGCGCGCGCTGTTGATGCGGGCCGTGCGCGGCTACTTCCAAGGGCAGGACTTCGTGGAGGTGGAGACCCCGGTGGCGGTACCGAGCCCCGGTCTCGACACGCACCTCTCCGCGTTCGGCGTGGACGGTGCGCGCGTGCCGCGCTGGCTCATCACCAGCCCCGAGTACCAGATGAAGCGGCTGCTGGCGGGGGGCCTGCCGCGCATCTACCAGACGTGCCGCTGCTTCCGGCGCGACGAAGCGGGCGCGCTGCACCAGCCCGAGTTCAGCATGCTGGAGTGGTACCGCGGGTGCGCAGGCGCCGAAGACGTGATGGCCGACACGGAGCAGTTGGTGGCCCACGTGGCACGCGCGCTGCGCCGAGACGAGAGCGAGCCGCTGGTCGTGGCCGGGCGAACGGGCCCCATCGACCTGACCCCGCCGTGGCCGCGCCTGCGCATCGCCGAGGCGTTCCAGCGCTATGCGGGCGTGGACGCGCACACGCTGCTGACCGACGAGGCGCGCTTCTTCCAGGTGTATGCCGAGCAGGTGGAGCCCCACCTCGGGCGCGACAAGCCGGTGTTCTTGACGCACTGGCCGGCCAGCATGGCGTCCTTGGCGCGGCTGTTCGACGACGACCCGGCGCACGCCGAACGCTTCGAGGTCATCGTGGATGGCGTGGAGCTGTGCAACGGGTTCGGCGAGCTGATTGACGCGAGCGAGCAAGAGCGGCGGCTCCGGCGCGACCAGGACACCCGACGAGAGCTGGGGTTGCCGGTCTACCCGCTGGACGAGCGCTTCCTGGACGCGCTGCGTGAGGGGCTGCCTCCGTCCGGTGGCAACGCGCTCGGGCTCGACCGGCTGTTGATGTTGCTGCTGGGCGAGACGCACATCGACGACGTGTGCGCCATCCCGCACGACCGCCTCTGACGGCGGCTCAGCGGTACGTGGGAGGCGGAGGAACCGAGCCAGAAGCGTCGGGGGGAGGCAGGGCTGCCCCCGGGTCCGCAGGGACCGCAGCTGGAGCCGGCAGCGTGGCCGCTGCGTTGGCGCGCGCCACAGCGTGCTGAGCGGCGAGGGCCTGAGCGCGCTCTTCGTCGGCGTCGAGCGCGCCGCGCGCGTCACGGTAGGCCACGCGCTGCGGGTCCAGCTCGATGGCGGCGTCCAGCGGCGCGCGCGCCGCCGCATAGTGGCGCGTGATGTCCTCCATGGTGGTGGGGTCGAAGCGCCGCGCCACGCTGAGGTCATAGAGCGCCCGCGCGCGGGTCTCGGCGTCCATGGCGTGCAGCTCGGGGCTGCGCACGGCCTCCTCCAAGAGCACGCGGCCCGCACGCCACTCCCCCGCGCGCAGGTGCACGATGGCCTGCTCCACACGCGGGTCGGGCACGCTCAACAGCCGCACGCGCACGCGCTCGGTGCGCTGATCCAGGTACGGCAGGAGCGTGTCCATGACGCGGTCGATCAGCGCGGCGCTGAGGCGACGACCACCGCCGGTCAGCTCGGCCGCCTCCTGCACGCTGTGAATGACGCGCCCGCTGCGGATGTCCCGCACCGCCATGGTGACCGTCAGCGAGACCACCGCTTCGTCCACGTAGTCGGTGCGCATGCGCGACACGCAGCGCCCGAACGAGCAGTCTTGGTAGTTGATGGTGCGCGGCACGGTCTGCACCCGCACCGACGACAGGGACGACAGGTCCACGACGGCGGTGCCGGGCTCGAGTGTCCCCGCCGCGATCAGCTGGTCCACGTTCTCCCGCGGCATGCGGCGAGCATCCACAGCGGGCGAGCTGCCCACGGGGCTCCGCAAGTGCATCTCCACACGCGCGGCCACGTCGGCGCCAGCCGGCTCGGGTCCGAACGCCACCAGCACCACCGGGTAGACGCGCAGCGGCATGGCCGCGGGATACGACACCACTGCGCTCACGCTCGAGCGCCCGCAGCCCGAGGCCAGCAGCGCAGCGATCAAGAGCCCAGCGACGCGTGACATCACACGCCTATCCTACCTGCTGCTTCGCGCGCTGCCACAGCGCGTCCAGCTCGGCCGGGTCGCGCTCGCGCAGCCCACGCCCCTCTTCGCGAGCCTGCTCCTCCGCAAACGAGAAGCGCGCGCTGAAGCGGTCGAGCGTGCCGCGCAGGGCGGCCTCGGGGTCCAGTGACTCCTTGCGCGCGAAGCTGGCCAGCGCGAAGAGCACGTCGCCCAGCTCGCGCTCCATGGCCGCGCGGTCTCCGCTCTCGGCTGCGGCGTCCAGCTCGCGCAGCTCCTCGTCGACCTTCGCGCGGGCCCCGGCCGCGTCGGGCCAGTCGTACCCCACGGCCGACGCTTTCTCGCCCACGCGTACTGCGCGCAAGAGCGCTGGCATGGCTCGCGGCACACCGTCGAGGGCCCCCTTGGGGCGCGCCTCACCCTTCCCCGCCGCCAGCTTCTCCTGCGCCTTGATGGCCTCCCAGCGCCCCACGGTGCCCTCGGCGGTGTCCATCTGCTCGGCGCCGAAGACCCACGGGTGACGGCGCACCATCTTGTCGGAGATGGCGGTGACCACGTCGCCCGGCCCGAACCAGCCCTTGGCTCGCGCGATCTCGGCCTGGAACACGACCTGCAGCAAGAGGTCGCCCAGCTCCTCGCACAGGGCGCGTGGGTCACCGTGGTCGATGGCCTCCACCACCTCGTAGGCCTCCTCGATCACGTACGGGCGCAGCGACTCGAGCGTCTGCTCGCGGTCCCAGGGGCACCCCTCGGGGGACAGCAGGCGCTGCATGATGGCCACGAGCTCGGGGAGGTTCTCGCCGCGGGGGGCAGGTGAATCGACCATGGCGGACTCTAGCCCAGCACGTGCCGGTTGCCGCTGGTACCCTCAATGGCAACCAAAATGAGCAGGCAGACAGACCAGGTGGCGCACCCCCGCGTGGGCCGCGCCGAGGCACGTTGGGGACATGCCATCGAGCTGGACCCCGCTCCCGATGCGCAGCCGCTCTACGTGCAGATCGCCGAGGCCGTGACGGCCGACGTGCGGCGCGGGGTGCTGCGCCCGGGTGACGCGCTGCCCGGCAGCCGCAGCCTGGCGCTGGCCCTCGGCGTCCACCGCAACACCATCCTGGCGGCGTTTCGAGAGCTCGAAAAGCAGGGATTCCTGAGCACCGAGGCGGCGCGTGGGACACGCATCTCGGAGTCGCTCCCGGACCTTCCCCTCGAGCCCACTTCGCACACGCGTGGCGCGGCGGCGTTCCCGGTACCGCGCGCGCCGACGTTCCGCGTGATGGCCACCCCCGTGGGCCACTACACGCTGCTGGGTGGCATCCCGGACCTGCGACAGGTGCCCACCACGGCGCTCGCACGGGCATACCGGCGCGCGCTGCGGCGCCCTGCCGTGTTGGGCTACGGCGACCCAGCCGGCTCGCGCGCGCTGCGCGTGGGCCTCGCCGCCATGCTGGCGCGGACCCGCGGCCTGGCGCTGACCGAAGACGACGTGGTGGTCACGCGCGGGAGCCAGATGGCGCTCGACCTGATCGCCCGCTCGCTGCTGCGGCCGGGGGACATCGTGGCCGTGGAGGGGCTCGGCTATCGACCGGCGTGGGAGGCCCTGCGCGCCGCGGGCGCGCGCGTGGTGTCCGTGCCGGTGGACAACGACGGACTGGTCGTGGAGCGTCTCGAGGCGCTGGCCGAGAGGCTGCCGCTGCGCGCCGTGTACCTGACGCCGCACCACCAGTACCCCACCACCACCGTGCTCCCCGCGCCGCGCCGCCTGGCGCTCTTGGCGCTGGCCCGCAAGCAGCGCTTCGCCGTGATCGAAGACGACTTCGACCACGAGTTCCACTACGAAGGCCGCCCCATCCTCCCGCTCGCCGCGCGGGCCCCCGAGAGCGTGGTGTACATCGGCACGTTCTCGAAGGTGCTGGCGCCGGGGCTGCGCGTGGGCTGGGTGGTGGCGCCCTCCCCGCTGCGCGAGGCCATCGTGGCGCGCCGCAGCGTGCTCGACCGCCAAGGCGACCTGGCGCTCGAGGAGGCCGTGGCCGAGCTGCTGGAGGACGGCGAGATCACGCGCCACATCCTGCGCATGCGGGGCGTCTACGAGGAGCGCCGCGACGTGATGGTGCGGCTGCTGACCGAGGCGTTCGGCGACACGCTCCACTTCCGCATGCCCCGCGGGGGGATGGCCCTGTGGGCGCGCGTCACCGGCACGGACGTGGACGAGTGGGCGGCTGCGGCGGCGGCCAAGAAGGTGCTGGTGCAGCCCGCCAAGCTCTTCACGTTCGACCGCCGCGCCCGCCCTTTCTTGCGCTTGGGCTACGGCGCCCATGACCCGCAGGAGCTGGGGCGGGCCGTGGCGTTGCTCGCGGCAGCGCGCCCCAGATAGCGGGATCAGCCGCGCGGCTTGGCGTCGCCGGCCGGCGCACCGCAGTGCGGACAGGTCTGCAGCTCCTTCGCGAAGGGTGCCGCGCAATAGGCACAGAACACCCGGCCGGCCACCGTCTGCTCGTTGATGCGTCGCAGCCCGGGGTAGAGCATCTCGAGCTCCGCGGTGCTCATGCGGTCGTTCTCGTCGGCTGGAGACCAGATCACCTCCAGCACCGCGATGCTGTTCCCGTCCAGCGCGATGACCTGATCCAGCAGGTGTCGCACCTCGTTGGCGTTCGTGACGTCGGCCACGTCGATGAGCTCGCGGTGCGCGGCGATTAGCAGCGTCACCACCACCACCCCCTCGCCTTCCTCGCGGCTCACGCGCTGCTCGGGCCCGGCGGTCACCCGCGTGCTGCCGTCGGCGTTGCGGATGAGTTCGTAGCGGAACTTGCTACGCGCGTCGGCGGCCGCGGCTCGAAACACCCGCTCGGCGTCCCGGGGCGCGGCCGGAAGCGCGTTGAGAACAGAGCCATACAGCCACGAGAGCTCTTCGCGGCGCAGCGCCAGCGCCGTCTCACGGGCCATGCGCGCCAGGCCGTCCGGCGTGCTGGTGTCGCCCGTCTTGGCCAGCTGCTCGAGCTGACCCTGGATGTGCTTTCGTGCGCGCCAGTCGATGGCCAGCATGAGGCCGGAGACGTCGATGCCACCCGTGACCGGGAGCGTGCCGCGCACTTGGTCGCCGTGCCTGAAGCGCGAGATGAGCAGCACCACCGCGATGAGCATGAACAAGAAGAAGCAGCAGAACAGCGAGGAGCAGCCGTCACCGCTGCCGCCCTGATAGTTCCCGTCGTAGCCCCCGCCTTGGTACCCCCCCTGGTAGCCGCCGCCGTAGTCGCCGCCGCCGCTGGGTTGGTAGGACGGAGAAGGCGTGTAGCCACCGCCACCGCCGCCACCACCACCGCCCTCGAAGCTGCCGCCGCCGAAGCTGCCTCCCGAGCTCTGTGCATCCACGCCGCTGGCGGGCAACACCAGCGTCAGGGCGAAGAGCAGCGGGAGCCAAGCGCCCAGCGGGCCGCGACATGCGCAGGGGGTGTGCCGGTCGGACATCGCGCACAGGCTCCCACAAGTGGCGCATCGCGGGAAGTTGCCTGCACCGTTGACCGTCGCCCCCCCTGACGACGTCAGGACGGATCCGGCTCGGTCGGCGAGGCCGCTGCGGGGCGCGCGGCCGCCTTCCGCTTCTGCGCGCGGCGCTCCAGCCACAGCAGCGTTGCGGGGATGGTCAGCACGGCGGCCGAGATGCAGGCCACCTCGCTGATGCCACCGGCGTCGCCAAAGGACTGGATGGCCTGGTTCCGCGACGAGTGAAGTGTGATGTAGCCGAGGATGGTGGTGATGGAGCACAGGATGACCGCGCCACCCGTCTCCGCGACCGCCGCTCGGACGGCCTCGGGGTTGCCTTCCGCCTCTTCCTGGACGTAGCGACGCACCACGTTGACCGCGTACTCCACCCCCAGGCCGAAGGCGATGGGAATGGCAATGAAGTTGAGGAAATTGATCTTCAGGCCCAGCACTGCCATGGACGCGCCCATGACGCTGATGCCCAGAAGCAGGCCGCCGAGCGTCACCAGCCGGTCGCGCCAGCGCCGGAACGAGAACGAGACCAGCAGTACGGTGAGCGCGAACGAGAGCGCGATGGTGCGCGGCGCGTCCTCGACGATGGAGTCCACCAGGTCGGCGAAAACCGTGGCCTCACCCGCCAGTGGTGGGCGGCTTCCGTCGGGCAGGCGGATTTCACGGATGTCGCGCGCCCAGCGGGTGAGGTAGCGACCATCCCAGATGCTGACGCCGCGCGCCCGCTCGATGGCGATCAAGCGACCGCGCGTTCCATCGCGCTCCGTGAAGCGCAGCGCGATCTCGTCCGGCAGGTCGGCGTCGCCTATCGCACGCAGGTCCTCTGGCGGCATGTGCTCGTCGATGCGCGCCTGCTGCTCCTCGGTGGCGAAGGCTCGCGCCTCGACCAGCAGCTCGCGGATCTC
Encoded here:
- a CDS encoding tetratricopeptide repeat protein, with amino-acid sequence MRETDEEIREIKKEIIESRGLTIKTNNLVNSLGADIKSIAKRQAGYERRFNWNGAVAYALFAALSFGGLKLASDATIAAIESEKLALESRNTDLRRALLEERQRADDRSAAEARAARFYDLIRQEKRREVVTRYDTIAEDTHISRAEAQFFRDFYERFRLDLSIEAYQVGLDLVRTGRYAEAADKLEEAIRLKEDAPHVPAMKYELARALRRLGRQAEAIIHARTVAEQTTSPELQDDAVFLAALCAEELGDLDNAIEGYLTLIRRWPRSSLAHEARPMLREARQNVVRGRGN
- the efp gene encoding elongation factor P — its product is MGDTSELKKGFKLIKDDQPWLVADCQFVKPGKGQAFFRTRLKNMITGRVVDHTYKSGEKIDKADTEERTYQYLYPENDDRVFMDTESYEQIHLSNEQLGESAGYLLDGTNVDVMFFNGKPIGVTPPTFVNLKVTETEPGFKGDTSSNTTKPATCETGLIVAVPLFVVEGDVLKIDTRTGEYVERVKS
- the genX gene encoding EF-P lysine aminoacylase GenX, with translation MRNVQARALLMRAVRGYFQGQDFVEVETPVAVPSPGLDTHLSAFGVDGARVPRWLITSPEYQMKRLLAGGLPRIYQTCRCFRRDEAGALHQPEFSMLEWYRGCAGAEDVMADTEQLVAHVARALRRDESEPLVVAGRTGPIDLTPPWPRLRIAEAFQRYAGVDAHTLLTDEARFFQVYAEQVEPHLGRDKPVFLTHWPASMASLARLFDDDPAHAERFEVIVDGVELCNGFGELIDASEQERRLRRDQDTRRELGLPVYPLDERFLDALREGLPPSGGNALGLDRLLMLLLGETHIDDVCAIPHDRL
- the mazG gene encoding nucleoside triphosphate pyrophosphohydrolase, with protein sequence MVDSPAPRGENLPELVAIMQRLLSPEGCPWDREQTLESLRPYVIEEAYEVVEAIDHGDPRALCEELGDLLLQVVFQAEIARAKGWFGPGDVVTAISDKMVRRHPWVFGAEQMDTAEGTVGRWEAIKAQEKLAAGKGEARPKGALDGVPRAMPALLRAVRVGEKASAVGYDWPDAAGARAKVDEELRELDAAAESGDRAAMERELGDVLFALASFARKESLDPEAALRGTLDRFSARFSFAEEQAREEGRGLRERDPAELDALWQRAKQQVG
- a CDS encoding PLP-dependent aminotransferase family protein, producing MSRQTDQVAHPRVGRAEARWGHAIELDPAPDAQPLYVQIAEAVTADVRRGVLRPGDALPGSRSLALALGVHRNTILAAFRELEKQGFLSTEAARGTRISESLPDLPLEPTSHTRGAAAFPVPRAPTFRVMATPVGHYTLLGGIPDLRQVPTTALARAYRRALRRPAVLGYGDPAGSRALRVGLAAMLARTRGLALTEDDVVVTRGSQMALDLIARSLLRPGDIVAVEGLGYRPAWEALRAAGARVVSVPVDNDGLVVERLEALAERLPLRAVYLTPHHQYPTTTVLPAPRRLALLALARKQRFAVIEDDFDHEFHYEGRPILPLAARAPESVVYIGTFSKVLAPGLRVGWVVAPSPLREAIVARRSVLDRQGDLALEEAVAELLEDGEITRHILRMRGVYEERRDVMVRLLTEAFGDTLHFRMPRGGMALWARVTGTDVDEWAAAAAAKKVLVQPAKLFTFDRRARPFLRLGYGAHDPQELGRAVALLAAARPR
- a CDS encoding DUF1517 domain-containing protein, translated to MSDRHTPCACRGPLGAWLPLLFALTLVLPASGVDAQSSGGSFGGGSFEGGGGGGGGGGYTPSPSYQPSGGGDYGGGYQGGYQGGGYDGNYQGGSGDGCSSLFCCFFLFMLIAVVLLISRFRHGDQVRGTLPVTGGIDVSGLMLAIDWRARKHIQGQLEQLAKTGDTSTPDGLARMARETALALRREELSWLYGSVLNALPAAPRDAERVFRAAAADARSKFRYELIRNADGSTRVTAGPEQRVSREEGEGVVVVTLLIAAHRELIDVADVTNANEVRHLLDQVIALDGNSIAVLEVIWSPADENDRMSTAELEMLYPGLRRINEQTVAGRVFCAYCAAPFAKELQTCPHCGAPAGDAKPRG